Genomic window (Pseudothauera hydrothermalis):
ATCGACCATGCGGTCTGATAACTCCAGCGTGCAACTGACCTCCGGATTGTCTTGAAGAAAGCGCATCACCACCGGCGCCACATGACGCCGGCCAAAACCGGCCGGCGCAGTCAGGCGCAGATGCCCGCTGGGTTTGATGCCGCCGAGACTCACCGACGCCTCGGCATTGGCCAGATCGTTGAGAATGCGCTGGCAGTCCTCGAGAAACGCGCTGCCTTCGAAAGTGAGCGTGATCCGCCGGGTGGTGCGCAGCAACAACTTCACCCCCAGACGCGCTTCCAGGGCATCGAGCCGGCGGCCGATCACCGCGGGCGTCACCCCGGCTTCGCGCGCCGCGGCCGATAGCGAACCCCGGGTGGCTACGCTGACAAAGCTTTCGATTTGCTTGAGCTGATCCATTTTTTACCACAAGTAAAAGATCAATTGATTGCGCGTTATCTTCTATTTTCATTTTTCGCGCAATAGACTCAGCACCATCTGATGCCGGGTGGAGGAGACCTTGCCCACGGCATGCACGCCATTCAGACGGGAAAAACCCCGCAGGCGGCAGCCAGCCGGCCCCGGCGCTTCCGCGTCAACACCCAAGACGCACATCGACTGCTTGCTTACCGGAGTTTTTATGAGCCTCGACCTGCCCCCGGGCGTGCAGATCAACGCCCCGTTGCATCCGCGCTTCGACCAGATTCTGACCCGCGATGCGTTGGAATTCGTCGCCAAGCTGCACCGCGCCTTCGAGCCCCGCCGCCAGGCCCTGCTGGCCGCCCGTATCGAGCGCCAAGCGCGCATCGACGCCGGCGAACTGCCCGACTTCTTACCTGAGACCCAGGCGGTGCGCGAAGGCGATTGGAAAATTGCCCCGCTGCCCCCCGCGCTGGCATGCCGCCGCGTGGAAATCACCGGCCCGGTCGAGCGCAAGATGATCATCAACGCCCTCAATTCGGGCGCCGATTCCTACATGACCGACTTTGAGGATTCCAACAGCCCGAACTGGTACAACCAGATCCAGGGGCAAGTGAACCTCTATGACGCAGTCCGCCGGCAGATCGACTTCGTCGCCGAAAACGGCAAGGAATACAAACTCGCCGACAAGATCGCCACTCTGCAGGTGCGCCCGCGCGGCTGGCATCTGGATGAAAAGCATGTGCTGGTCGATGGCCAGCGTGTCTCGGGCGGCATCTTCGACTTCGCGCTGTTCTTTTTCCATAACGCCAAAGAGCAGGTGGCGCGCGGCGCCGGCCCCTTCTTCTACCTGCCGAAGATGGAAAGCCACCTCGAAGCCCGCCTGTGGAACGACATCTTCGTGATGGCCCAGGATCACATTGGCCTGCCGCGCGGCACCATCAAGGCCACCGTGCTGATCGAGACCATTCTCGCCACCTTCGAGATGGAAGAGATCCTGTTTGAGCTGCGCGAACATTCGGCGGGGCTCAATGCCGGGCGCTGGGACTACATCTTCTCCTGCATCAAGAAGTTCAAGAAGAACAAGGACTTCTGCTTGGCCAACCGGGGCGCCATCACCATGGAAGTGCCCTTCATGCGCGCCTACGCGCTCGCCCTGGTGCAGGCCTGTCACAAGCGCGGCGCACCGGCAATTGGCGGCATGAGCGCGCTGATCCCGATCAAGAATGACCCCGAGGCCAACGAGAAGGCGCTCGCCGGCATCCGTCACGACAAGCGGCGCGACGCCAACGACGGTTTCGATGGCGGCTGGGTGGCGCACCCCGGCCTGGTGTCCATCGCCATGGAAGAATTCGTCAAGGTGCTGGGCGACCGTCCCAACCAGTGGGACAAGCAGGTCGAAGGCCAGTTTGGCCCCAAGGACTGGCTCAACTTCCAGCCCGAGCAGCCGATCACCGAAGCGGGCTTGCGCAACAACATCAATGTCGGCATCCACTACCTGGGCGCCTGGCTGGCCGGCAACGGCTGCGTGCCGATCCACAACCTGATGGAAGACGCGGCCACCGCCGAGATCTCCCGCTCGCAGGTCTGGCAGTGGGTGGTGTCACCCAAGGGCGTGCTCGATGACGGCCGTAAAGTCACCGCCGAGATGGTGCGCGCGCTGATTCCCGAGGAACTGGCCAAGGTCAAGGCCACGGTCAGCGCCCAGGGCGAGGACACCGCCACCTACGACCAAGCCGCCAAGATTTTCGAGGACATGTCGCTGTCGGCGACCTTCCCGGAATTTCTCACCCTGCCGCTTTATGAGGCGATGGACTGAGCCGCTCGCCAAGTAAGCCCAAGCACGGCGCCTTTGGGCGCCGTTATTTTTTCTTGCTGCGCCGTCGAGGCGCCCGCCAATTCCGACCATGGATTTATTCACCGACATCGTCTTGCGCGCCGGCCGCTCGGCGGTGGAACTGGCGCTTTTCGTGCTGCTGCCCATCATGGTGGTCATGTTGTCGCTGATGCGCCTGCTCGAAGCGCGCGGGGCGCTCGACTGGGTGGTGCAGCGCGCCACGCCGCTGCTGCGCCCGGCAGGACTCACCGGCTTAGGCGCGTTTGCCGCGCTGCAAGTCAACTTTGTCAGCTTTGCCGCCCCGGTGGCCACGCTCACCATGATGGAAGGTCGCGGCGCGTCCGATCGTCACCTTGCGGCCACGCTGGCCATGGTGATGGCCATGGCGCAGGCCAACGTCACCTTTCCGATGGCGGCCATGGGCTTGAATTTTGCCTTCACCCTGATGCTCTCACTGGCCGGCGGCCTGCTCGCCGCGGCAGCCACTTGGCATGTTTTCGGGCGCGGACTGTCGGCGGTCGAAGGGCCGGTGGATGAGACCCTGCACCACCGCACTGCCGAGGATGCCAAGGGCGTGCTCGACGTGATCAACCGCGCCGGCGCGGAAGCCTTCAAGATTGCGGTGGGTGCCATCCCGATGCTGGTGCTGGCCCTGGTGGCGGTGATGACCTTGCGCGCCACCGGGGCAATCGACGCCCTAACCGCGCTGCTCGCACCACTGCTTGCGCTGCTAGCGATCGACCCGGCGCTGATCCTGCCGACACTGACCAAGTACATTGCCGGTGGCACCGCCATGATGGGGGTCATGGACGAAATGCTGCGCGAAGGCAGTGCCAACGCCGCAATGCTCAACCGCAGCGCCGGTTTCCTGATCCACCCGCTGGATGTGGCCGGGGTGGCGGTGCTGATCTCCGCCGGACCGCGGGTGGCGGCGGTGTTGCGCCCCGCGCTGGCCGGCGCCGCGGTGGGCATCGCGCTGCGTACGCTCGGCCACGCACTGATCTGAGGGGAGGCGGCCATCGCTGCGGCGCTCGATCCGCACCTATAATCCAGACTTCCTTCTTCCACCGGTACCAACTCCGTGAGCACGCCCCTATTCGAATCTTCCATCAAGAGCTTGCCGCTGCTGGGCCGCGGCAAGGTGCGCGACATCTATGCGGTCGATGCCGATCACCTGCTGATCGTCACCAGCGACCGACTGTCCGCCTTCGACGTGGTCCTGCCAGACCCGATTCCGGACAAGGGCCGGGTGCTTTGCGCGCTGGCCAACTTCTGGTTCCAGCGCCTCGGCCACATCATTCCCAATCAGCTCACCGGCATCGACCCGGAGGCCGTGGTGGCCGCCGACGAACGCGACCAAGTACGCGGCCGCGCACTGGTGGTCAAGCGCCTGAAGCCGCTGCCCATCGAAGCCGTGGTCCGCGGCTACTTGATCGGCTCGGGCTGGAAGGACTACCAGGCCAGCGGCGCGATCTGCGGCATCGCCCTACCGGCGGGCCTCAAACAGGCAGCCAAGCTGCCGGCGCCGATCTTCACGCCGGCCACCAAGGCAGACGTGGGCGAGCACGATGAAAACATCAGCTTTGTCACCGCCCAGGCCCACTGCGATGCGGCGCTGGCCGATCTCATCGCCGGCACCGGCAAAACCGGCGCCGAGCTGGCCGAACAGGCGCGCGCCGCGGCCATTGCGCTGTACACGGAGGCGGCGGACTACGCCGCCGGGCGCGGCATCATCATCGCCGACACCAAGTTCGAGTTCGGCGTCGATAAGACCGGCACCCTGCATCTGATCGACGAGGCACTCACCCCCGACTCTTCGCGCTTCTGGCCGGCCGACAGCTACCGTGAAGGCATCAGTCCGCCGTCTTTCGACAAGCAATACGTGCGCGACTACCTGGAAACGCTGGACTGGAACAAAAAAGCGCCCGGCCCGCGCCTGCCGGCCGAAGTCATCGCGCACACCGCGGCAAAGTACCGCGAAGCCTTTGAGCGCCTCACCGGCCAGCGGCTGGACTGAGTAAATCGCCTCCGTCCTGGGGGCGACGCAAGCGGGTGTTGCGCCGTCGCCGGCAGCCGCGGGCTTGGGCGAACCGGTCATTGCGCCGCGTTCGGCGCCGAACTCCTTGGCACAGCGTCAATCCAACACAGCACGGGCCGGATGCCTCCCAATGCACCGGCACCGCGCCTATCCCCTAAGAGAGAACGAAGGAGGCTGCCATGGACCACTCCTATCATTCGCTGGACCATCATTTCCAGTTGCCGCATGTCCGTCGTGTAGCGACCGCTGCTCCGCTGCACTGGCTGCGCCTGGGCTGGGAAGACCTGCGCGCCAACCCGCTCGCCAGCCTGACCCACGGCGCAATATTGTCGATCGTCGGCTATCTGATCCTCGCTTACGCGGCAAACAAGCCGTATCTCTTTACCGCGGCAATCTCCGGTTTTTTACTGATCGGACCGCTGGCCGCAGCCGGTCTGTATGAAATCTCGCGCCGGCGGGAGCTGGGCGAGCGCATCGGCTGGGTGGAATCGATCCGCGCCCTGGGCCGGCACCGGGCAAACCTGTTCTACTGCGGCATCATGCTCGCTTTCATGCTGATCGCCTGGGAGCGGATTTCGGCCATCCTGTTCGCCTTGCTCTACTCCGGCAACCTGCCGGAGGTCTCCAACCTGCTGCGCGACGTGTTTCTGAATAGCGAACAATTGCGCTTTACCCTCGCCTGGCTTGGCGTTGGCGCAGCCTTGGCCGCTTTGGTGTTTGCCTTGATGGTGGTCGCCATCCCGATGCTGATGGCGCGCGACACCGACATCGCCACCGCCATGATGAGCAGCCTGCGCGCGGTCAGTGTCAATCCAGGCGCGATGGCGCTGTGGGCGGCACTCATCGTCATCGCCATGGCTGTTGGCTTTGCCACCCTGATGGTCGGCATGGTGGTGCTGTTGCCACTGCTCGGCCACGCCACCTGGCATGCCTATCGCGAACTGATCGAGTAAGCGCCCTGGGCGCCGTGACAAGGGGGCGCCTGCGGGCGCCCCTGCTGCTTTTTCGGCACAATAGCGCCTCTTGCCCCGAACGGAATATTCCTCATGAGCAATCCGCTGCTGCACCTGCAAGCCTTACCCGATTTCGACGCCATTCGCCCGGCGCACGTCGCCCCGGCAATCCGCGCACTGATCGAGGAAAACCGCGCGCTGATCGCCCGGCTTACCGCCGAACCGGGCACGCCCGATTGGGACGGTTTCGTGGCGCCGCTCACCGAGGCGGGCGAGCGGCTTGGCCGCGCTTGGGGTGTGGTCGGCCATCTGCACAGCGTCAAAGACATCCCGGAATGGCGCGAAGCCTACAACCAGATGCTGCCGGAAGTATCCCGCTTCTACGCCGAAGTCGGGCAGAACCTGGCGCTCTACAACAAGTACAAGGCGCTGGCCGATGGCCCCGCCTTCGCGGCACTGTCGCCGGTACGCCGACGCATCGTGGAGCACGAGCTGCGCGACTTCCGGCTGTCCGGTGCGGAACTGCCGGACGAACTCAAGCCGCGCTTCCAGGCCATCCAGGAAGAACTCTCGCAGCTGGCAGCAAAGTTTTCCGAAAACCTGCTCGACGCCACCAACGCGCACGCCGAATATGTGCGCGAGGAAGCCGGCGTGGCCGGCATCCCGGCCGACGCGCTGGAGGCCGCACGCGCCGCCGCCGAACGCGACGGTCAGGCCGGCTGGAAATTCACCTTGCAGATGCCCTCTTACCTGCCGGTGCTCCAATATGCCGACGACCGCGGCCTGCGCGAACGCATGTACCGCGCTTACGCCACCCGCGCCTCGGAGGCCGGCAAGCCGGAATGGGACAACGGCCCGCTGATCGGGCGTATTCTGGCGCTGCGCGACGAACAAGCCCGCATGCTGGGCTACCGCAACTTTGCCGAACTCTCCTTGGTGCCCAAAATGGCCGACAGTCCGGCTGAAGTGCTCGCCTTTTTGCGTGAGCTGGCAGCCAAGGCCAAACCCTTCGCCGAACGCGACCTGGCCGAACTGCGCACCTTCGCGCGCGAGGAACTGGGCCTGCCCGAACTCGAGCCCTGGGACATCGCCTGGGCCTCGGAAAAACTGCGGGTCAAGCGCTACGATTACTCCGACCAGGAAGTCAAACAGTATTTTCCCGAGCCCAAAGTACTCGACGGCCTGTTTGGCGTCATCCGCGCACTGTATGGTGTCGACATCCTGCCGGACGAGGCGCCGCGCTGGGACCCGGACACCCGGTTTTTCCGCATCGAGCGCAACGGCCACACCCTCGGCCACTTCTACCTCGACCTGCACGCCCGTGAAACCAAGCGCAGCGGAGCCTGGATGGACTCGGCGCGCAGCCGCTACCGGGGCAGCGCGGGGCTTTCCACCCCGGTGGCCTACCTGGTGTGCAACTTCCCCGGCCCGGTCGGCGGCAAACCGGCCACCTTCACCCATGACGACGTGCTCACGCTGTTCCACGAAGCCGGCCACGGGCTGCACCACCTGCTCACCCAGGTGGATGAGCTGGCGGTATCTGGCATTCACGGCGTGGAATGGGACGCGGTGGAACTGCCCAGCCAGTTCATGGAGAACTTCTGCTGGGAGTGGGACGTGCTCAGCGCGATGAGCGCCCATGTTGATACCGGTGAGCCGCTGCCGCGCGCCCTGTACGACAAAATGATTGCCGCCAAGAATTTTCAAAGCGGCATGCAAACCGTGCGCCAACTGGAATTTGCCATGTTCGATCTGCGTCTTCACAGCGAACTGGATGCCCGCAGCGGGCCGGTGCCGATCGATGCGGTGCTGCGCCTGCTCGACGAAGTCCGGCGCGAGGTGGCAGTGATCTTCCCGCCTGTTTGGCACCGCTTCCCGCACAGCTTTTCGCACATCTTCGCCGGCGGCTATGCCGCGGGTTACTACAGTTACAAGTGGGCCGAGGTGCTCTCCGCGGACGCCTTCGAAGCCTTCGAGGAGGCCGCGGCCCAGCGCGGCAGTGTGCTCGACCGCAGCACCGGCGAACGCTTCCTGAACGAAATTCTTGCCGTGGGCGGTAGCCGTCCGGCGCTGGAATCCTTTAAAGCCTTCCGCGGTCGCAAACCGCGGGTCGACGCCTTGCTGCGCCATAGCGGCATGGTGGCCGCCTGATCGCAGCGACGCACTAGCCTTGGAGTGACCGGTTAGACTCAACCGCCTTCCCCGTAAAAAATCGCCTGTGAAAATCGCCACCTGGAACGTCAATTCGCTCAAGATCCGCCTGCCCCAGGTGCTCGACTGGCTTGTCGAGCACCGACCGGACGCGCTTTGTTTGCAGGAACTCAAACTGGAAGACAAGGCTTTCCCGCATGAGGCGCTGGCTGCCGTGGGCTATCGGGCAGTGACCAACGGGCAAAAGACCTACAACGGCGTTGCCATCCTCACGCCGACACCGGCCGCCGAGGTCAGCCGTGACATACCCGGCTTTGCCGACCCACAAAAGCGCATCATTGCCGCCACGATCGACGGCGTACGCCTGATCTGCGGCTATTTTCCCAACGGTCAGGCGGTCGGCTCGGAAAAGTTCGACTACAAGCTGCGCTGGCTGGCCGCGCTCACCGACTGGGTGCGCGAGGAGATGGTCCGCCACCCAAAGCTGATACTAGCAGGCGACTTCAACATTGCCCCGGAAGCGCGCGACGCTCACCCGGACTGGAAAGACGAAATCCATGTTTCCGAACCCGAGCGTGCCGCCTTTCGCGCGCTGCTCGCACTCGGGTTGGTGGATGCCTTTCGCTTGTTCGACCAACCCGAGCGCAGTTATTCATGGTGGGACTACCGCATGCTCGCCTTTCGGCGCAACTTCGGTCTGCGCATCGACCATATCCTGGTTTCCGAGCCACTACGCGCAGCCTGCCGCGGCTGCACGGTGGATAAGGCACCACGGCGGCTGGAGCGCCCGTCCGACCATGCGCCGGTGGTGCTGGAGTTGGAAGTGTGAGCCGCCATGGATACATTGGCACGCCTTACCACGCTCTATCCGGTGCTCGACGGCTTGCCGGCGGCCGCGCGTGCGCGCCTGGAAGCCGCCGCACGCTGGATGCGTCTGCCTGCGGGCCAAGTGCTGTTCGATGACCATCAGGCTTGCGAGGGCTTTCCCTTTGTGGTCGAAGGCTCGGTGCGAGTTTCCAAATGCGCACCCAGCGGGCGCGAACTGCCGCTCTATCGTGTCGCCCCGGGTGAGACCTGCATCATTTCCTCATCTTGCCTGCTTGGCCAGGAAAACTATAACGCCCGCGGAGTCACCGAGTCCGACACCCTGCTGATGGTACTGCCCAAGGCGGTGTTCGACGAACTTCTGGGCGAACCCGCCTTTCGCAGCTTCGTTTTTCACCTTTTCGCCGAGCGCATCGCCGACCTGATGCAGTTGATCGAAGAAGTGGCCTTTCGCAAGCTGGACCAGCGTCTGGCCGCCCTGCTGCTGGGCAAAGGCCGGGTGCTCAATGTCACCCACCAGCAGCTGGCCGACGAGCTGGGCAGCGTGCGCGAAATCGTCAGCCGCCTGCTCAAGGGTTTTGCCGCCGACGGCTTGGTGCGCTTAGCGCGCGAGCAGGTGGAAATTCTCGACCCGGCCGGGCTGCGCCGGCTGGCCGCCGACGGTCGCAGCGGCATGCACTGAACACGCCACGCCAGCCGCTCTGTGACCGGGGTTACAGACCCATGTCTGCGCACGATGGTCCAATACGCCTTACTGGAACCCATAAGGAGAGCATCATGAAAGCGAACGTAGGCGGAATCGACAAGATCCTGCGCATCGTGGTCGGCATTGCGCTGATCATTTGGGCGCTGATGGGCGGTCCGGTGTGGGCCTGGATCGGCGTGGTGCCGCTGGCCACCGGCCTTTTGGGCTGGTGCCCGGCCTACACCCTGCTCGGCATGAACACCTGCCCGGTAAAGAAGGAATAAGCCGCCTCATCCATGCCTTTCGGGCCGGATGATTCCGGCCCGTCTCATCTGTCGGCTAGATAATTGGCTATGGCCACATAGTCGGCCACCGCCAAACGCTCAGCCCGCAACCCCGGGTCGATTCCCAACGCCGCAAAATCCGCTTCGCCCAAATAGTTGCGCAGCGTGTTGCGCATGGTTTTACGGCGCTGGCCAAACGCCGCCGCGACCACCTCGCCCAGCAATGCCTGGTCGCGCGCGGTCAGTTGCTCGGCGGGCAACGGGATCATGCGCACGATGCTGGACATGACCTTGGGTACCGGACGGAAGGCGCCGGGCGGCACATCGAACAACCGCTCCATGTGGAAGCGGTATTGCAACATCACCGACAAGCGTCCGTACGCTTCGCTGCCCGCTTCGGCCACCATGCGCATCACCACCTCTTTTTGCAGCATGAAGGTCATGTCGCGCACCTTGTCGGCACATTGCGCAAGGTGAAAAAGAATCGGCGTGGAGATGTTGTAGGGCAGATTGCCGACGATGCGCAACGCGCGGCCGTCGGTGGCCAGCGCACCAAAATCGAACTTGAGTGCATCGCCTTGGTGCACGCTGAGCCTTTCGGGCATCCAGCGCTGGTGCAGGCGGGCGATCAGGTCGCGGTCGATCTCGACCACGTGCAGGTGCTCGAGGCGCTCGAGCAGCGGCTCGGTCAGCGCGCCCAGGCCGGGACCGATCTCCACCATCAGGTCGTCGGGCAGCGGACGGATGGCGTCGACGATCTTGCGGATGATGTTCGGGTCGGACAGGAAGTTCTGCCCGAAGCGCTTGCGTGCGCGGTGTTCCATCTACGGCCCGTGGGAAAGAGGTGGGTTCAGGGATGGGCGCTGCATGCACGCGCCATCTGTGCGGCCAGCTCCACCGCGGCAAACAGGCTGCCCGGATCGGCTCGCCCGCTACCGGCCAAATCCAGCGCAGTGCCATGGTCGACCGAAGTGCGCACGATGGGCAGCCCGAGGGTTACATTCACGCCGCCGCCGAAGCTTGCGTACTTGAGCACCGGCAGCCCTTGGTCGTGGTACATGGCCAGCACCGCGTCGCCCTGCTGCAAGGTATGGGGCACAAACATGGTGTCGGCAGGCAAGGGCCCCAGAAGTTGCATGCCTTCGGCACGCAGGCGTTCGAGCACCGGAACGATCACGTCGATCTCCTCACGCCCCATGTGGCCGCCTTCGCCGGCATGCGGATTGAGTCCGGCCACCAGGATGCGTGGCGCGGCCAGGCCAAAGCGCGCCGCCAGGTCGCGGTGCAGGATGCGTAAGGTGTCTTCCAGCACCGCCGGGGTAATCGCCGCGGACACCGCAGACAGCGGTAGATGGGTGGTCGCCAGCGCCACCCGCAGCCCCCCGCCGATCAGCATCATCACCACTCGCGCGGTGCCGGTCTGCTCCGCCAGATATTCGGTGTGTCCGGAAAATGGCACCCCAGCCTCATTGATCACGCCTTTATGCACCGGAGCTGTGACCATGCCGGCAAACTCGCCGCTGCGGCAGCCTGCGATGGCGCGGTCGAGCAGGCTCAACACATAGGCCGCATTGGCCGGGTCGAGCCGGCCTGGCTGCGCGGCAACGACCAGGGGACAATGCAGTACATCGAGCACACCGGACTGCGCCGGCTCATCCGGCGCAAATTCGCGCACCCGCAGCTTTTGCCCGCTCGCCGCCGCGCGCGCGGCGATCAAGTCGGCATCGCCGAGCACCACTGGACGCATCGGCCAGTCGCGCGCGGCCAAACGAACACACAGCTCCGGTCCGACCCCGGCCGGCTCGCCGCTGGTGACCGCCAGCAGCGGTTTATGATCGATCGAGGCGGTATTCCACATAAGTGCTGTCGCGCAACTGGCGAATCCAGTCTTCAAACGCGTCCTCGGCTTTGCGCTGACGCAGCGCGGCGCGTGCCATGGCGCGCTTACGCTCGTCGGACACATCCTGCTGGCGGCGCTCGTGCACCTTGATCAGATGCCAGCCAAAGGGGGAGCGAATCGGTTCGCTGATTTCGCCCGGCGCCAAGGCGTTCATGGCACGCTCGAACTCGGGGACGGTATCGCCCGGGTAGATCCAGCCCAACTCACCGCCTTTGGCGGCCGAAGGATCGGCCGAATGCGCCTTGGCCAGTTCAGCGAAGTCGGCGTTGCCCAAAACGATGCGCTCGCGCAGACCTTTGAGACGGCTTTCGGCTTCGGCGTCGGAGAGCACTTCGGAGGTGCGAATCAGAATATGACTGACCCGGGTCTGCTGCACGCTATCGGCGCCGAGTTCCCCGCCGCGCACCTCGAGCAGCTTGACCAGATGCACACCGGCGGCACTGCGCAAAATCGGCGAAACCTCGCCTGGACGGAGGGTTTCGAGCGCCTCGGCGAAAATGGCCGGCAGGCGATCCCGGCTGCGCCACCCAAGTTCGCCGCCGTTCATTGCATCCGGGGCATCGGAGACGCTAGCCGCGACCGCTGCGAAGTCTTCACCCTCTTCCAGCCGGCGCTGGATTTGCCTGGCGCGGGCAAGCAGGGCATCGAGTTGCGCGGGCGAGGCGCCTTCAGGCGCGCGCAACAGGATGTGCGCCAGACGATATTCACGGCCGGAGAAAGCGTCCGGATTGGTGGCGATGAAATTATCCACCTCGGCTTCGGTGACCACGATGCGGCTGTCGACTTCCCGCTCACGCAAGCGCTGCAACAGCAACTCTGTACGGATTTCGTCACGGAACCGGCGCCAGGGGATGCCGTCTTTGTCCAAGGCGTTGCGCAGCGCCTCCAGCGTCATGCGGTTGTTGTCGGCCACCCGGCCGATGGCGCGCTCGAGCATGCCTTCATCCACTTGCAGGCCCAGTTCGCGCGCACGTTGCAGTTGCGCGCGTTCCAGAATCAGGCGCTCCAGCATCTGGCGTTCGAGCGCCTCGCGCGGCGGCAATTCTGTACCTTGCTGCGCCAGGCGCCGTATGGCGCGCTCCAGGCTTGCGCGCAGTTGTGTGGCGGTGATCGGTTCGTTGTTGACCACCGCGACGATGCGATCCACCTCCACCGCCCGCGGCACAGCATCGAGCGCTGCGGCCGCACCGGCAGTGCAAGCCAGAAGCGCCAGGGCAAGTCGGGAAATCAGTCGGTTCATGAAGTCTCGTCCTGGTTGTCAATCGGTGCCAAAAATACGTCCGGAGCCGGGCTCGTTGATCTTGCCGTAACCGGACACGCTGCGTTTGAGCAAGCCCACCGGGTTCGAGCCTATGCTCGCCAATCCGTTGAGCTCCAGTTGCACAAACAGCGCCTGAGTGGTGTCGTTTTCGTTGGTGGCAAAGCGATGCGCCACGGTGCGGAACACCCAGCATCCGCCATCGTATTCCAAACCGGCAATCGCCTCGGTGATCCGTCCTTCCTGTATCGAGCGGGTCAGTCGACCAACGCCGTACCAGCGCCCGCCCAGCGGCCACTGCGCCGACAGGTCGAGATCGCGCAGCACGTCGCGGGTCCACCGGTAGCTCATGTTGACCGCCTTGGCGAAGGCTGGACGCCAACTGCCGCCGACAGTGAAACGCTCGGTGAGACGGTCGCGCGGATCGTACTGCCATGCGGAATTGAGCGACAGGGTTGGGGTGATGCGTCCGCCCAGCGCAGCCAGCACATCGGTACGACGGTCGACCCGCAGTGCTTCGCCAGGTAATGCCACCTCCTGGTCGGAAAAATAATGACGCTGACCGATCGCCCCATAGAGCCGCTCAGCCCCATTGACCGGATCGATCAGCCGCGAGATCAAGGCCAGCGTCACCTGGTCGGCATCGGCGATACGGTCATGGCCGCTGTAAGGAAACTCGGAAAACATCTGCGCAAAACTGAAGTCATAGCGCGTGGTGTCGAACAGCGGAATATCGTCCTGTTCGCGCGCTGGCGCGCGCACATAAAAGATGCGCGGCTCCAGGGTCTGCTCATAGTCATTGCCAAATAGCCGGGTTTCGCGCTCGAAAGTGAGCCCGGCGTCGACCGAGAAGATAGGCACCGTGCGGGTAATCCGGGTTCGCCCGCCATCGACCAGATAGGGCGCGTCCAGGTCATAGCGGGTGTAGTGCACCCCGAGCTTGGGCGTGATGAAATAGCCGGCGCGTTCGATCGGCCATGACAGACGCGGGTACAGAACCAGCCGGCTGCCTGGAGCATAGACCCTCACCCCGTCGACGATGCGGTCTTTGTCCGCATGATCGAACTCGGTATATTGGGCGGTCATCGCCAGGGTGGTGCCACCGGCGAGATCGGCACGGTTGGCGGCCAAGGTGAGCTGCGGCAGTTTGCGATAGGGTTCGTCGCCGTACAGGGTTTGGTAACGCTGCCACACTGCCGAGGCCGACCACCAGTCCGCACCGTAGTAATCCAGCCGCCCTTGGCGCAACAGATTGACCTTGGAGG
Coding sequences:
- the lptD gene encoding LPS-assembly protein LptD → MRLIPLLLCWMSGAALAGGMPALVVSPDLVGGAGTVRAPQQAPSAAPVPVAKPQRGDAPATVPAPANAATGHLDAAQGAQPAADTPPRAAGQSVPAPADGATSVTALRIRGTRTVELVAEGEAELLRGDLTLTADRLTYHEPTDEARAEGNVRLTQGTDEITGPAARIVVGERTGRFESPRYAITRAARSTPGKDGRAITGSGGADVLYFEGENQYRLSNATWSSCRPEDPDWYVKAGELELDYDTEIGTLRNGTVVFKDTPILWVPWAEFPLVARRQSGLLAPTLGTSNKTGVDITLPYYWNIAPNYDATLSPRLLSRRGVQLGGEFRYLTEDYRGELRGEWLPEDRVEGVERHLTSLQHWHRISPRLFASVDWNAVSDDRYFEDLSSRVALASKVNLLRQGRLDYYGADWWSASAVWQRYQTLYGDEPYRKLPQLTLAANRADLAGGTTLAMTAQYTEFDHADKDRIVDGVRVYAPGSRLVLYPRLSWPIERAGYFITPKLGVHYTRYDLDAPYLVDGGRTRITRTVPIFSVDAGLTFERETRLFGNDYEQTLEPRIFYVRAPAREQDDIPLFDTTRYDFSFAQMFSEFPYSGHDRIADADQVTLALISRLIDPVNGAERLYGAIGQRHYFSDQEVALPGEALRVDRRTDVLAALGGRITPTLSLNSAWQYDPRDRLTERFTVGGSWRPAFAKAVNMSYRWTRDVLRDLDLSAQWPLGGRWYGVGRLTRSIQEGRITEAIAGLEYDGGCWVFRTVAHRFATNENDTTQALFVQLELNGLASIGSNPVGLLKRSVSGYGKINEPGSGRIFGTD